A DNA window from Streptococcus parapneumoniae contains the following coding sequences:
- a CDS encoding nicotinate phosphoribosyltransferase has protein sequence MYPDDSLTLHTDLYQINMMQVYFDQGIHNKKAVFEVYFRQQPFKNGYAVFAGLERIVNYLEDLRFSDSDIAYLELLGYHGAFLDYLRNFKLELTVRSAQEGDLVFANEPIVQVEGPLAQCQLVETALLNIVNYQTLVATKAARIRSVIEDEPLMEFGTRRAQEMDAAIWGTRAAVIGGANGTSNVRAGKLFDIPVLGTHAHSLVQVYGNDYEAFKAYAATHKNCVFLVDTYDTLRIGVPAAIQVARELGDQINFMGVRIDSGDIAYISKKVRQQLDEAGFTEAKIYASNDLDENTILNLKMQKAKIDVWGVGTKLITAYDQPALGAVYKIVAIEDENGNMRNTIKLSNNAEKVSTPGKKQVWRITSREKGKSEGDYITYDGVDVSDMTEIKMFHPTYTYIKKTVRNFDAVPLLVDIFKDGKLIYKLPSLTEIQDYARKEFDKLWDEYKRVLNPQHYPVDLARDVWQDKMDLIDKMRKEALGEGEEE, from the coding sequence TGACCAAGGGATTCACAATAAAAAGGCGGTCTTTGAGGTTTATTTCCGCCAACAGCCTTTTAAGAACGGCTATGCGGTTTTTGCTGGTTTGGAAAGAATTGTGAATTATCTTGAAGACTTGCGTTTTTCAGATAGTGATATTGCCTATTTGGAGTTGCTAGGCTATCATGGAGCATTCTTGGACTACCTCCGCAATTTCAAGTTGGAGTTGACCGTTCGTTCTGCCCAAGAAGGGGACTTGGTTTTTGCTAATGAACCGATTGTGCAGGTGGAAGGCCCTCTAGCCCAATGTCAGTTGGTCGAAACGGCTCTTTTGAACATCGTTAACTACCAGACCTTGGTGGCGACAAAGGCAGCTCGTATTCGTTCGGTTATAGAAGATGAACCTTTGATGGAGTTTGGGACACGTCGGGCGCAAGAGATGGATGCGGCTATCTGGGGAACACGCGCAGCGGTGATTGGTGGTGCCAATGGAACGAGCAATGTGCGTGCTGGTAAACTCTTTGACATTCCTGTCTTGGGGACCCATGCCCATTCCTTGGTGCAGGTTTATGGCAATGATTATGAAGCTTTCAAGGCTTATGCTGCGACCCACAAAAATTGCGTCTTTCTTGTGGATACCTATGACACCCTTCGCATCGGTGTACCAGCTGCCATTCAGGTAGCTCGTGAGCTGGGCGACCAGATTAACTTTATGGGTGTTCGGATTGACTCTGGGGATATTGCCTACATTTCTAAGAAAGTCCGTCAGCAACTGGACGAGGCTGGATTTACAGAGGCTAAGATTTATGCTTCTAATGATTTGGATGAAAATACCATCCTCAACCTCAAGATGCAAAAGGCCAAGATTGATGTCTGGGGTGTGGGAACCAAGCTGATTACAGCCTATGACCAGCCAGCTCTTGGGGCAGTTTATAAGATTGTTGCCATCGAAGATGAAAATGGTAACATGCGCAATACCATCAAGCTGTCTAATAATGCGGAAAAAGTGTCTACGCCAGGTAAGAAGCAGGTGTGGCGCATTACCAGTCGTGAAAAAGGCAAGTCAGAGGGTGACTACATCACTTATGATGGTGTGGATGTGAGCGACATGACAGAAATCAAGATGTTCCATCCGACTTATACCTACATCAAGAAGACTGTTCGTAATTTTGATGCCGTTCCTCTCTTGGTGGATATCTTTAAAGACGGAAAATTGATTTACAAGCTGCCTAGCTTGACTGAGATTCAGGACTATGCTCGTAAGGAATTTGACAAGCTTTGGGATGAGTACAAGCGCGTGCTCAATCCGCAACATTATCCAGTAGATTTGGCGCGTGATGTATGGCAAGACAAGATGGACTTGATTGATAAGA